One window of the Kallotenue papyrolyticum genome contains the following:
- a CDS encoding ABC transporter ATP-binding protein: METAHAVRQDADRPLLEVRHLTKRFPVGGLFRQKLVHALEDVSFDIYRGEVVALVGESGSGKSTTARLIARLIQPTAGKIIFQGRDVLQSEPRGASLHYRRQVQMIFQDPFGSLNPVKTIAHHLERPLVIHGAARTRAEREERILELLTTVGLNPAGEFARKYPHQLSGGQRQRVAIARALAVDPAIILADEPISMLDVSIRMGILNLMERLKEERGIGYLYITHDIASARYIGDRTMVMYAGHMVEGADSESLMAAPAHPYTQLLLSAVPNPHAGLARRGVEVRGEVPSLIDPPPGCPFAPRCPRVLEVCRQTMPGVEHLSATHWVRCHLYGPGGTTPAS; this comes from the coding sequence ATGGAGACAGCGCACGCTGTCAGGCAGGATGCTGACCGTCCGCTGCTGGAGGTGCGCCATCTGACCAAGCGCTTCCCGGTTGGTGGGCTGTTCCGGCAGAAGCTGGTGCATGCGCTGGAAGATGTCTCCTTCGATATCTATCGCGGCGAGGTGGTGGCGCTGGTGGGTGAGTCGGGCAGCGGCAAGAGCACGACCGCACGACTCATCGCGCGCCTGATCCAACCGACTGCGGGAAAGATCATCTTTCAGGGGCGTGATGTGCTCCAGAGCGAGCCGCGTGGCGCATCGCTCCACTATCGTCGCCAAGTACAGATGATCTTCCAGGATCCGTTTGGATCGCTCAATCCGGTCAAAACGATCGCGCATCATCTGGAGCGACCGCTGGTGATCCACGGCGCGGCGCGCACTCGCGCCGAGCGCGAGGAACGTATTCTGGAGTTGCTCACCACGGTGGGATTGAACCCGGCCGGCGAGTTCGCCCGCAAGTATCCGCATCAGTTGTCTGGTGGCCAGCGGCAGCGGGTAGCGATCGCCCGTGCGCTGGCGGTCGATCCGGCGATCATCCTCGCCGACGAGCCGATCTCGATGCTGGATGTCTCGATCCGGATGGGCATCCTCAACCTCATGGAGCGCCTCAAGGAGGAGCGCGGGATTGGATATCTTTACATAACGCACGATATCGCCAGCGCGCGCTACATCGGCGACCGCACCATGGTCATGTATGCCGGCCATATGGTCGAAGGCGCCGATAGCGAGTCGCTCATGGCCGCGCCGGCGCATCCATACACACAGTTGTTGCTTTCGGCCGTGCCGAACCCGCATGCCGGGCTGGCCAGGCGCGGTGTCGAGGTACGTGGTGAAGTACCGTCGCTGATCGATCCGCCGCCCGGCTGTCCATTTGCGCCGCGCTGTCCGCGCGTTCTGGAGGTGTGTCGCCAGACAATGCCTGGCGTCGAGCATCTCTCGGCGACACACTGGGTGCGCTGCCACCTGTATGGTCCAGGCGGGACCACGCCGGCATCCTAA
- a CDS encoding sugar phosphate isomerase/epimerase family protein, which translates to MHHTAIALQLYTVREETARDMPGTLRRLAEIGYRAVEFAGFGNADVPTLRQTLSETGLTAIGGHVPLQALETRPDAVLADLQALGCRYVVVPSVPEERRRTLADAQRLAEQLNRLAERAQQAGLIFAYHNHAFEFEPLEQASLWDVLLRDTDPAHVRFELDLFWAVYAGRDAEELLRQLSGRVPLAHIKDMSRTDRQVDMPVGEGALPWERVLPAARAAGVEWYIVEQDHPRDALNDVTRSLRQLQRLLS; encoded by the coding sequence ATGCATCACACCGCGATTGCGTTACAACTGTACACTGTTCGCGAGGAGACGGCACGCGACATGCCCGGAACGCTACGGCGCCTGGCCGAGATCGGCTATCGCGCCGTGGAGTTCGCTGGCTTCGGCAACGCCGACGTGCCCACACTGCGTCAGACGTTGAGCGAGACCGGTCTCACAGCCATCGGCGGGCATGTGCCGCTGCAGGCGCTGGAGACGCGGCCCGACGCCGTGCTGGCTGATCTGCAGGCGCTTGGCTGTCGTTATGTGGTGGTGCCGTCCGTGCCGGAGGAGCGCCGCCGGACGCTGGCCGACGCGCAGCGTCTCGCCGAGCAGCTCAACCGGCTGGCCGAACGCGCCCAACAGGCTGGCCTGATCTTCGCCTACCATAATCATGCCTTTGAGTTCGAGCCCCTGGAGCAGGCTTCGTTGTGGGATGTGCTGCTGCGCGACACCGATCCGGCGCACGTACGCTTCGAGCTGGATCTCTTCTGGGCGGTGTATGCTGGGCGCGATGCGGAGGAGCTGCTGCGTCAGCTCAGCGGGCGCGTGCCGCTGGCCCATATCAAGGATATGAGTCGCACCGATCGTCAGGTGGATATGCCCGTCGGCGAGGGCGCGCTGCCCTGGGAGCGCGTGCTGCCCGCAGCACGCGCGGCGGGCGTGGAGTGGTACATCGTCGAACAGGATCATCCCCGTGATGCGCTCAACGATGTGACGCGCAGCCTGCGCCAGCTCCAGCGCCTGTTGAGCTGA
- a CDS encoding ABC transporter ATP-binding protein: protein MRDLRVEYLTPRGPVRAVDGVSFSIVPGEVFGLAGESGSGKSTIAHAIMRVLHPPAVITGGQVLFNGEDVLDMDEADLRQFRWRDVSMVFQSAMNSLNPVMTIGEQIVDVLESHGYLRGREARDRAAELLRIVGIDPRRLDAYPHQLSGGMRQRTVIAIALALNPQLMIMDEPTTALDVVVQKDIMQQIERLKEQMGFSILFITHDLSLLVEFSTRIAIMYAGEIVELAPARELFEHPLHPYTQGLMSSFPSISGPKRKLSGIPGAPPDMVAPPSGCRFHPRCRLCDPLETGSRPVLREVRPDHWVAWHPGMPLPDASGSD, encoded by the coding sequence GCCGGTGCGCGCTGTGGACGGCGTATCGTTCTCGATCGTTCCCGGCGAGGTGTTCGGTCTGGCCGGCGAGTCGGGCAGCGGCAAGTCCACTATCGCGCACGCGATCATGCGTGTGCTGCATCCACCGGCGGTGATCACCGGCGGCCAGGTGCTGTTCAACGGCGAGGATGTGCTCGATATGGATGAGGCCGATCTGCGGCAGTTTCGCTGGCGCGATGTGTCGATGGTCTTCCAGAGTGCGATGAACTCCCTCAATCCGGTGATGACCATCGGCGAGCAGATCGTGGACGTGCTTGAGTCGCACGGTTACCTGCGCGGTCGTGAGGCGCGCGATCGCGCCGCCGAGTTGCTGCGGATCGTCGGCATCGATCCGCGCCGGCTGGATGCCTATCCGCACCAACTCTCCGGCGGCATGCGGCAGCGCACCGTGATCGCGATCGCCCTGGCGCTCAATCCGCAGTTGATGATCATGGATGAGCCGACCACAGCGCTCGATGTCGTGGTGCAGAAGGATATTATGCAGCAGATCGAGCGCCTCAAGGAGCAGATGGGCTTTTCGATCCTGTTCATCACTCACGACCTGTCGCTGCTGGTTGAGTTTTCGACGCGCATCGCGATTATGTACGCCGGGGAGATCGTGGAGCTGGCGCCTGCGCGCGAGTTGTTTGAGCATCCGCTGCATCCCTACACGCAGGGACTCATGAGCTCGTTTCCGTCGATCAGCGGCCCGAAGCGCAAACTGAGCGGCATTCCCGGCGCTCCACCGGATATGGTCGCGCCGCCCTCCGGCTGTCGCTTCCACCCGCGCTGCCGGTTGTGCGATCCCTTGGAAACCGGATCACGACCGGTACTGCGCGAGGTACGGCCCGATCACTGGGTAGCCTGGCATCCTGGTATGCCGCTTCCGGACGCATCGGGCAGCGACTGA
- a CDS encoding MFS transporter: MRRQTTASRWLQWSYWWYYAAIGCLIPYLALYYRVLQLSGLQIGALIAVLPLGTALFAPLWGALADAFSAHRLVLRLALLLAALAALLLTWARSFETLLGVILLLSISAAGAPPLLDGYAMLISEREGRSYGRLRVWGSFGFIAAVWIVGWLMRERISTIFLIAYALSLLLAGLATVGLPPLRPRIAQPVWQGVHTLLRDRAVGALLLTAFLTTTSGSMLSNFFSVYLVEIGGDARMVGTASALAAISELPVLIFGAWLLERFASQRVLLLAILVYLLRFGLYSLPPAPGWVLAIQLLHGLSFGAYLMASVTLAYQLAGRERAATVQGLLTSSSFGFGAILGSLLGGLLLDRVGAVGLFRVGTLGLVLALLVYLVTLHWLAAPQSGTVQHRVERCFGSEG, encoded by the coding sequence ATGCGCAGGCAGACCACGGCCAGCCGCTGGTTGCAATGGAGCTACTGGTGGTACTATGCGGCAATCGGTTGTTTGATCCCCTACCTGGCCCTGTACTACCGGGTGTTGCAGCTCAGTGGCCTGCAGATCGGCGCGTTGATCGCTGTGCTGCCGCTGGGCACCGCCTTGTTTGCTCCTTTGTGGGGTGCGCTGGCGGATGCGTTTAGCGCACATCGGCTGGTATTGCGGCTGGCGCTGCTGCTGGCGGCGCTGGCCGCGCTGCTTTTAACGTGGGCGCGCTCCTTCGAGACGCTGCTGGGGGTGATCCTGCTCCTGTCGATCAGCGCCGCCGGCGCGCCGCCGCTGCTGGATGGTTACGCCATGTTGATCAGCGAGCGCGAAGGACGTTCGTACGGACGTCTGCGCGTCTGGGGCTCGTTCGGCTTCATTGCTGCGGTCTGGATCGTCGGTTGGCTGATGCGCGAGCGCATCTCGACGATCTTTCTGATAGCCTACGCACTGTCGCTGCTGCTGGCCGGTCTGGCCACGGTAGGACTGCCGCCGTTGCGGCCCCGCATCGCACAGCCGGTGTGGCAGGGCGTTCATACCCTGTTGCGCGACCGGGCGGTCGGCGCGCTGCTGCTGACCGCGTTTCTGACCACGACCAGCGGTAGCATGCTTTCCAACTTTTTCAGCGTGTATCTGGTGGAGATCGGCGGTGACGCGCGCATGGTCGGCACGGCCTCGGCGCTGGCGGCGATCAGCGAGCTGCCGGTGCTGATCTTCGGCGCTTGGCTGCTCGAACGCTTTGCCAGCCAGCGCGTGTTGCTGCTGGCGATCCTGGTCTATTTGCTGCGCTTTGGGCTCTACAGCCTGCCGCCCGCGCCGGGGTGGGTGCTGGCGATCCAATTACTGCACGGCCTTTCCTTCGGCGCGTATCTGATGGCGTCGGTAACCCTGGCCTATCAGCTGGCCGGCCGCGAGCGCGCCGCAACGGTGCAGGGCCTGCTAACGTCGTCGTCCTTTGGCTTTGGCGCGATCCTGGGCTCGCTCTTGGGCGGCCTGTTGCTCGACCGTGTCGGGGCGGTCGGTCTGTTTCGCGTCGGCACGCTGGGGCTGGTGCTGGCACTGCTGGTGTATCTCGTGACGTTGCACTGGTTGGCGGCGCCGCAGTCAGGCACGGTGCAGCACCGGGTTGAGCGCTGCTTTGGTAGCGAGGGGTAG
- a CDS encoding 50S ribosomal protein L25, translating to MESLTLKLEPRTITGKKVKQLRRAGLIPASICGKGIATEIFQLDAKTFTQVYQKAGRTTLIDLELPAGRRSAFVRQVQIHPVTRQVIHVDFRIVDLRTEITADVPVVAVGENKLIERGDGVLQLPHPTLHVRALPTDLPHAIEIDVSQITDFDTVLHVRDLNLGDKVTILTPPDEVVATITPSRTAVEAEELATEAEEAPAEAAEEGSEQSERE from the coding sequence ATGGAGAGCCTGACGCTCAAACTCGAACCGCGTACGATCACCGGCAAGAAGGTGAAGCAACTGCGCCGCGCGGGTCTTATTCCGGCCTCGATCTGCGGCAAAGGTATTGCGACCGAGATCTTCCAGCTCGACGCCAAGACCTTCACCCAGGTCTATCAGAAGGCCGGACGCACCACCTTGATCGATCTGGAACTGCCCGCCGGGCGGCGCAGCGCCTTTGTGCGCCAGGTGCAAATCCACCCGGTGACCCGGCAGGTGATCCACGTCGATTTCCGTATCGTCGATCTGCGCACCGAGATCACTGCCGATGTGCCGGTCGTGGCCGTCGGCGAGAACAAGCTGATCGAGCGCGGCGATGGCGTGCTGCAGTTGCCGCATCCCACGCTGCATGTGCGCGCCCTGCCGACGGACTTGCCGCATGCGATCGAGATCGATGTAAGCCAGATCACCGACTTCGATACCGTGCTGCATGTGCGCGACCTGAACCTAGGCGACAAGGTCACGATCTTGACGCCACCCGACGAAGTCGTGGCGACGATCACGCCGTCACGCACGGCGGTCGAGGCCGAGGAGCTGGCCACGGAGGCGGAGGAGGCGCCGGCTGAAGCGGCCGAGGAAGGTAGCGAGCAGTC